The proteins below come from a single Mercenaria mercenaria strain notata chromosome 3, MADL_Memer_1, whole genome shotgun sequence genomic window:
- the LOC123524631 gene encoding XK-related protein 6-like has protein sequence MASKKKLPHSRRCKYSEKVAAYCYCPTDEGDVPLKSCEKPCCEGTDSPDLIQVQSRASSQNSGIDKYVSPDEPLPDFEHKERRKRQIPPHDGHSETEVLHIGPDFTCFDVLVGLSSIAFFYFDVVTDILLARDYFHQGNMLAFALTAAFIIGPSLITCMLNFRWYLLDFQSQQLLVKNYGKENVQQTSVFLWLTRFALTLLMMGPVIRQIEYIYNGLKSSSKYLPPKVKKRHYIVMRMEDVDACCIRMFECFLEAAPQLVLQIYILMLHRQQESWILEGIRAAAILSSWASLSWSMVAYQKALRFSHMDKENMTIPGMIFSFLWRACEIGPRVISLGLFAALFDYFVFIIVGLHWIAMSSWLFCQKTQFYQNRCEERCFNIVCGYVLVFCFLNVRDGATRYRMLVYYFIVYAENWTMMGFWFYFTDDKSQWFYIPTFFVVSLGAILQLFFQLTYYGCFHPLGRGRIPCCLKGQEYSCYQSLCHELDPDEIGYIENPHTTNV, from the exons atggcgTCAAAAAAGAAACTTCCGCACTCACGAAGGtgcaaatattctgaaaaagttgcagCCTATTGCTATTGTCCCACCGATGAAGGTGATGTCCCTTTAAAGTCTTGTGAGAAACCTTGCTGTGAAGGAACCGACTCTCCTGATCTTATCCAAGTGCAG AGCAGAGCTTCATCTCAGAATTCAGGTATTGATAAGTATGTAAGTCCAGATGAACCTCTTCCAGATTTTGAACATAAGGAAAGAAGAAAACGGCAAATACCTCCGCATGATGGCCATTCTGAGACAGAGGTCCTGCATATTGGTCCAGACTTCACCTGTTTCGATGTACTGGTGGGCTTATCATCAATCGCATTCTTCTATTTTGACGTTGTTACAGACATTTTACTTGCTAGGGATTATTTCCATCAGGGTAACATGTTGGCTTTCGCTCTAACAGCAGCTTTCATTATTGGACCATCACTTATTACCTGCATGCTGAATTTTCGCTGGTACTTGTTGGATTTCCAGAGTCAGCAACTCCTGGTAAAAAATTATGGAAAGGAAAATGTGCAGCAGACTTCAGTGTTCCTGTGGCTCACAAGGTTTGCTTTGACACTGCTGATGATGGGGCCAGTTATAAG GCAAATTGAATATATATACAATGGTTTGAAGAGCAGCAGCAAATATCTACCTCCAAAGGTAAAGAAGCGTCACTATATAGTAATGAGAATGGAGGATGTTGATGCGTGTTGTATACGAATGTTTGAATGCTTTCTCGAGGCAGCACCACAGCTTGTTCTACAAATATACATCTTGATGCTACACAGACAACAAGAATCTTGGATTCTAG aaGGAATACGGGCAGCTGCAATTTTGTCATCATGGGCAAGCCTATCATGGTCCATGGTTGCCTATCAGAAAGCGCTCAGATTTTCTCACATGGACAAGGAAAATATGACCATCCCTggaatgattttctcctttttatGGCGTGCCTGTGAAATTGGACCTAGAGTTATCTCCCTTGGTTTATTCGCTGCCTTGTTTGACTACTTTGTGTTCATTATCGTAGGTCTCCATTGGATCGCAATGTCATCATGGTTGTTCTGCCAGAAGACACAGTTTTATCAGAATCGGTGTGAAGAAAGATGTTTTAACATTGTTTGTGGATATGTTCTAGTCTTTTGTTTTCTAAATGTCCGAGACGGGGCTACCAGGTATAGAATGTTAGTTTACTACTTTATCGTCTATGCCGAAAACTGGACAATGATGGgtttctggttttattttactGATGACAAAAGTCAGTGGTTTTATATACCAACATTTTTTGTAGTGTCTCTAGGTGCAATTTTACAGTTATTTTTTCAGTTGACATATTACGGATGTTTTCATCCACTAGGAAGAGGCAGAATACCTTGCTGTCTAAAGGGACAAGAGTACTCATGTTATCAGTCATTATGTCATGAGTTAGATCCAGATGAAATTGGCTATATTGAAAATCCACATACTACAAATGtgtaa